A single region of the Neisseriaceae bacterium genome encodes:
- the rplL gene encoding 50S ribosomal protein L7/L12, with product MAISNEEILEAIGNLTLIELNDLIKEFEEKFGVSAASIAVAAAPGADTGAAAVEEKTEFDVILTEAGAQKVGVIKVVRSLTGLGLKDAKDLVDSAPKPVKEGVSKDEADQIVKQLEEAGAKVEVK from the coding sequence ATGGCTATTTCAAATGAAGAGATTTTAGAAGCAATTGGTAATTTAACCTTAATTGAATTAAATGATTTGATTAAAGAATTTGAAGAAAAGTTTGGTGTATCAGCTGCTTCTATAGCAGTTGCTGCTGCACCAGGAGCAGACACAGGTGCTGCAGCGGTAGAAGAAAAAACTGAATTTGATGTTATTTTAACTGAAGCGGGTGCTCAAAAGGTTGGTGTTATTAAAGTAGTTAGAAGTCTTACAGGCTTAGGATTGAAAGATGCAAAAGATTTAGTGGATAGTGCTCCTAAACCTGTTAAAGAAGGTGTTTCTAAGGATGAGGCTGATCAAATTGTTAAACAACTAGAAGAAGCTGGTGCTAAAGTAGAAGTTAAATAA
- the rplJ gene encoding 50S ribosomal protein L10, with translation MSLNIEEKKAVVEEISQGLSKAKTLVIAEYRGIKVASLTQLRSEARKADVYLHVLKNTLVKRAVEGTSFEVLADQMVGPLIYAASEDPVAAAKLLYTYSKKESALAIKSGSYDGGVLSAEEVANLASIPSREELLTKFVGMMQAPLATFARTLAALADKESAGEPAA, from the coding sequence TTGAGTCTCAATATTGAAGAAAAAAAAGCAGTTGTTGAAGAGATTAGCCAGGGTTTGTCTAAGGCTAAGACCTTAGTGATTGCTGAGTATAGAGGCATTAAAGTTGCTAGCCTAACTCAACTTCGATCGGAAGCTCGTAAAGCTGATGTATATTTGCATGTATTGAAGAATACTTTGGTGAAACGTGCGGTTGAAGGAACGTCTTTTGAGGTATTAGCAGATCAAATGGTGGGGCCTTTGATTTATGCAGCTTCAGAAGATCCAGTTGCGGCTGCGAAGTTATTGTACACTTATTCTAAGAAAGAAAGTGCATTAGCAATTAAATCAGGGTCTTATGATGGCGGTGTTTTATCAGCAGAAGAAGTTGCTAATTTAGCATCTATTCCTTCGAGGGAGGAATTGTTGACTAAGTTTGTGGGTATGATGCAAGCACCATTAGCGACATTTGCACGTACATTGGCAGCTTTGGCAGATAAGGAATCTGCGGGAGAGCCTGCGGCTTAA
- the rplA gene encoding 50S ribosomal protein L1 — protein sequence MAKNSKRSRGIREGLDFNKLYSLEDAISLVKKTATAKFDESVDLSVNLGIDPRKSDQAIRGSVVLPNGTGRVTRVAVFTQGANIKAAKEAGADLVGLEDLAQEVKSGHINFDVVIASPDAMRVVGQLGTILGPRGLMPNPKVGTVTSNVTEAVKNAKVGIQYRADKNGIIHTTIGRASFDDKALRENFDAVLDALIKVKPASSKGQYVKRIALSSTMGLGVGVDTASVSK from the coding sequence GTGGCAAAGAATTCAAAAAGATCGAGGGGGATCAGAGAAGGTTTAGATTTTAATAAGTTGTATTCTCTAGAGGATGCTATTTCTTTGGTTAAAAAAACAGCAACAGCAAAATTTGATGAATCTGTCGATTTATCCGTTAATTTGGGGATTGACCCTAGAAAATCAGATCAAGCTATTCGTGGTTCTGTTGTTTTGCCCAATGGTACTGGAAGAGTGACAAGAGTTGCTGTATTTACCCAGGGTGCTAATATAAAGGCAGCTAAAGAAGCTGGTGCTGATTTGGTAGGGCTGGAGGATTTAGCTCAAGAGGTTAAATCAGGTCATATTAACTTTGATGTTGTTATTGCATCTCCGGATGCAATGAGGGTTGTAGGGCAGTTAGGTACAATTTTAGGGCCTAGAGGATTGATGCCGAATCCAAAAGTGGGGACAGTAACATCTAATGTGACTGAAGCTGTTAAGAATGCTAAAGTTGGTATTCAATACCGTGCGGATAAAAATGGCATAATTCATACGACAATCGGACGTGCTTCTTTTGATGATAAGGCACTTAGAGAAAATTTTGATGCAGTGCTAGATGCTTTGATTAAGGTGAAGCCAGCTAGTTCTAAAGGTCAATATGTTAAGAGAATCGCGTTATCTAGCACGATGGGACTAGGAGTTGGTGTGGATACCGCTTCAGTGTCTAAATAA
- the rplK gene encoding 50S ribosomal protein L11: MAKKIAGYIKLQIPAGKANPSPPVGPALGQRGLNIMEFCKAFNAATQNLEPGMPVPVVITAYVDKSFTFIMKTPPASVLLKKVAGAAKGSATPHTMKVGKVTREQIEEIAKTKQPDLTGADLDANVRIIAGSARSMGIDVEGV; encoded by the coding sequence GTGGCAAAAAAAATTGCAGGTTATATCAAGTTACAGATACCAGCAGGTAAAGCAAACCCGTCGCCTCCTGTTGGTCCAGCATTGGGTCAGCGTGGGCTGAATATCATGGAGTTTTGTAAGGCATTTAATGCGGCTACTCAGAATTTAGAGCCGGGGATGCCTGTGCCAGTAGTTATTACTGCGTATGTAGATAAGTCATTTACGTTTATAATGAAAACTCCTCCCGCAAGTGTTCTGTTGAAAAAAGTAGCGGGGGCTGCAAAAGGGAGTGCAACGCCTCATACAATGAAGGTGGGTAAGGTGACTCGCGAGCAAATAGAGGAGATTGCAAAAACTAAACAGCCAGATTTGACAGGTGCTGATTTGGATGCGAATGTGAGGATTATTGCAGGTAGTGCGCGATCTATGGGTATTGACGTGGAGGGGGTATAA